The sequence AAGGCGTtgaaagaacaacaacaacaacaacaaactgtTAAGAAGCCAAAGAGTAAGTGTGGTATATTGCctgtgttgtcatggtgacataCTATTTGTAACAGCCAAACTGTTAGACATAACCAAAGACATTAAAAAGGGTATTACCAATTGAATGTACAAATATTACCACAAACACTGGCGTAACCTGTACATAAGCAGATTTGAAGAATTTCTAATCGCCAATAAAATACTAAGAGCAAATGGCTACTTGGTTTTCaattgacaacaatgaataatgccatggcaacagttTAGATAAAAGGAACTAATGTCTATTTTAGGAGGAGAAAGGCAAACCTTTCCCTATATGTATACTTTCATCATTGCCACTGTTCTAATACGTTCTTCTATCTTTATTTGCTATAGATGTAAAGAGGAAAATCTCTCACATGCCGTTCCCACGACAGTTAGAACTTTTACAACAACCACAGAAAAGCGTCACACTGCCTCAAGGAATCTCCTCAGAAGAAGCTTTCCTTGCTATGGGAGATGAACACTACAAAAAGAGAACCTGGAATATATTTGGTACTATGAAACGGAAGAGGTAGTAGAAGACAAGAAATGTACAAAGTGTAAAACTAAGATGACGTGTGCAACAGATAGCTGACGTCAAAACTAAGATGACATATGCAACAGATGGTTGACGTCAAGACTAAGATGACATATGCAACAGATAGTTGATTTCATGACTAAGATGATATATGCAACAGATGGCTGACTTCAAGACTAAGATGACGTATGCAACAGATGGTTGACGTCAAGACTAAGATGACGTATGCAACAGATAGCTGACTTCAAGACTAAGATGATGTATGCAACAGATGGTTGACTTCAAGACTAAGATGATGTATGCAACAGATGGTTGACTTCATGACTAAGATGACATATGCAACAGATGGTTGACTTCAAGACTAAGATGACATATGCAACAGATGGTTGACGTCAAGACTAAGATGACGTATGCAACAGATGGTTGACGTCAAGACTAAGATGATGTATGCAACAGATGGTTGACGTCAAGACTAAGATGATGTATGCAACAGATGGTTACTTCAAGACTAAGATGACATGCAACAGATGGTTGACGTCAAGACTAAGATGATTTATGCAACAGATGGTTGACGTCAAGACTTAGATGACGTATGCAACAGATGGTTGACGTCAAGACTAAGATGATGTATGCAACAGATGGTTGACTTCAAGACTAAGATGACGTACACAACAGATGGTTGACTTCAAGACTAAGATGATGTACACAACAGATGGTTGACGTCAAGACTAAGATGATGTATGCAACAGATGGTTGACGTCAAGACTAAGATGACGTATGCAACAGATGGTTGACTTCAAGACTAAGATGATATATGCAACAGATGGTTGACGTCAAGACTAAGATGATGTATGCAACAGATGGTTGACTTCAAGACTAAGATGACGTTTGCAACAGATAGCTGACTTTATGACTATCGAGGCCTAGTTGTTATAAAACATAGAGGCAGTGAAGCTACGTGGAGTATCTAAGCCAAACCTACTATAAAACTCACACTGTATACACAAAGTGTGAAACCAAACCCCAGTATTTACCAACATTGTTAGCCGACATCAGCAGAGAGAATCGACACATCTCAAATTATAATTTCTGTGAAAAAAAGTTACAAGTGTTGTCATCTGTAACTCTGATTTTGATACAGAGCTGTTTGGAATTATGTTTCCAGTGACAGCATGCCAAAATAGACAAAAACTGAAGAATTTGgcaagaaaaatatatattttgatattttagtatAGTTCCTATAAATCctgtacaaaataaacaaagaacatatacaaataatatgaaaaatgaGAATTTCTGTTGTAAAATTTAAATGGAAGGAGAACTTAATAACTGGACAGGACCAAATAATGAAATCTTCAGCTCAAAAGAAAAAGggagaataaataaaaaaagtacaGTTATAGAAAGTACTGAAAAGATGTATgtataaaaactttttttttggatAAAAAATCTCAGAATTTCAACCAGAGATGAATTTCATTCTCAATTTTTAATTTGGAACTACTGATAATGTTTGTCTTGTGCTTCAGTCGTTCATTTTTTTAACtcaatattcatttatttaccaATAACACATTCTCTGGGATTGATTTGAATTCTTAACATTTGTGATTTTAAAGGTGCATTTGTAATTATGATTTCAAACTCAGATTGACTTATTTTGTTGactttttaaatacattttatccTGACAAGGCTTTTATGGAGCATGCTTAAAGAATTTAGGGATAGATGAAAAATTTGGACCATTTTAAAGGGATATCAGATATATGATCCACTTCACCATTATGTATCCAGATAGCACTTTGAAAACTGGAGACATTTAACAGATCATGTTACAGTTGTGAGTCTAAAATATAGAAGCTCACCTTACTTCACAGTTTTTAGCTTGAAGATTTTTAAGTTGCAGTGTGTTTGACAGACTGTGTGTTTGATGCAGCCAATGTGTTCAACAGACTAAGTATGTTTGATGGATCCAGTGTGTTTGATGAACCCAGTGTGTATACGGACCCAGTGTGTTTGATGGACCCAGTGTGTATACGGACCCAGTGTGTTTGATGGACCCAGTGTGTATATGGACCCAGTGTGTTTGACGAATCCAATATGTTTGACAGGTCCAGTGTGTTTGATGGACCCAGTGTGTTTGACAGACCCAGTATGTTTGATGGACCCAGTGTGTTTGATGGACCCAGTGTGTTCGATAGACTCAGTGTGTTCGACAGACCCAGTATGTTTGATGGCCCAAGTGTCTTCTCCATGCAAGATCATTGAATCATGTTATTGTCAATCTCAGGCATGCTTCAAATGCAGGAACTTTTTCTGCCAAGAAATATGATTTATGGAAGAAAAAGATCCATTGAATTGTCATAAACTTTAATGTAGGAATGATTACTTGGCAatgcaatttgaaaataatttgtttgcaACATGTAATGGTTGTAGTTGAGCTGTATAGATGAAATTGTaacaaatatgtacaaagattATTAAAATAGGTAGTTATTTTGTATGAGACTAATTTTGATAAAGCATTATTGCAGTTATTTCATAACCCAGTCATTTACCTTTGAAACTTAGtaaaattttgtatatttctcagctctaaatgtaaaaaaaaaaagttctatAGCATATGtttgaatagcgccctctagtgacaatCTTTTCATAAGACACCAAACCAATgcaattttaataatttgaGAGTTTAATAAAGTCCAGTGTACTCTAACAATAATTGACCTTTCACCTGATTTCGTCAATGCAAATTTTGAACACTAGGTGGCGCTGTTTTAAGAAAGGTGTACACTCGCATCAGCCATTCTAGTATATATAATGGTGgtagtatgtacattttttctGTGGCTATGTTCTCAGTAAAttcatttattatgtacatattttcagtaGTATTCAATGTAAACAAGCACAGCAACATTGGTAAAGGCTATGGTATAGGAGACAAGTAGATGTGGTCATTAGATTTTCTACGGAAAATGGACCAAAAGTATTAAATAGTTAAGTACATGTTAATGTTATTAGTGTTTATTATGATGTGAAGTTTTGTACAGTACAGAGAGAACCAGTCGTTATATTGTGTTAGCTATTTAACACAGTGCTTTCCCACATTTAGAGTTAAGACAGTCATTTTTTCAGTTAAAgaattgttattgttatgttaattattttTTCTGAAACAGAACTGCCAACCAACCAGAGTAAAACTGATCAGGACAAAAAAAGATGATAGCCACCCAACACAACAAATTATCAGTCTGTAGCATACACATCAATGGATCTTGTTTTTAATATATCCTATCTGgtatttattattacaaattatttattttgtgctcatttaagaaaaaaaagataCACAAGGCTTTTTCCTCCAAATAATGAACAAATAGTagatttttgtttattttaactTGTAAGGAAAAAAAACTCAACTACTGCCATGGGAAATTTTACTATTCAGAGTGGTTCAGAGCAGACTTGTATCTTTAAAAACCGTTGTCTGCTCAGTTGTCATTTTATGAAAGAGGTGACAAACAAGTTCAGATTTGGGTACGAGAACTTTATCTGCCGTTACTTctcagagcagagcagagcaatcaatttgaaaaggaaaaaaatataagTTTTTACATTCACGTGGGTTTTATACCATAAGTTTACAGATAATAGGTTATGAAATGATTACTAAGGTTAGCAGATATTTGGTGAATTGACACTCCACTATATAGTCATAGTCCTATCCTAGGGACTATGTTGTAGTTATGATATACATCTATCCATTGCTGTCATCTTTAAGTGCATAATAAAATGGTGAATAGAACGTATCAATGCGttattctgaaatttattaatGTGAATGTTTGTTTCATTGCTGGTTCATTTCGTTAGTCCAACTctttaaaatgtgaaattagTGATattagtgtgtttgtgtgcgtgtATGCCCCACCTAAAAAAtagtggggagggtgtttaGCTCTTCTTATGTGTCGTCCCATTGGTGTGAACATTATCtgccctccctcccctcccacTGGGTTTCTATTCGCCTGTCTGCCCACTGCCATACCCACCCAATATTGTGAATAATTTACCACTTCCCACCAGGAAAACGTTCATGCtatccactataccaacaattcattttgaaataccCAATGTGCCCCCCTCCCCACAATTCCATGTTTTCCCCTCCCACTGTCTATTTGACTGTTAGTGTGTacagtatttaaaacaaaaaaagtaaCTTCTTAGAGAGGAAGGGGGAGGGATATGTAGACAGACACAAAAGCAAAACGAGGTCAGGATTCCCTgtagaaaaaaaacttttagCAGCGCCTGGTTTCGATCCAGGGACCTCTGGGTTATGGGCCCAGCACGCTTCCACTGCGCCACGCTGCTCTTAGGaaaattatttaataattatGTCTACATCTTAATGGACTCATTCAGGGGCAGTATTTCATCATTCCCCGTTTATGTTTGAAAAAGGAAGGTTACTGTTTTATTTCCTAATAGCAAAATTCATGCGGTGAGTCGCATTCATGTTTTAGTCATTTTTTGCTCATACTGACTTCAGCATTATGTATAAACAGGGAGGTTTTACTTATATCTCAAATAAACCTTTCACGTTGAACGGGTGCACTTTTATCACAAagctcccccctccccctctttATCTGTATTGTTAAAATggtgtacacatatatgtaaTTGTCGAAGGCTTATACTGCTATTCTGTCTATGACGTGAACGTAAAAGTACATAGTCATACTATTGAATTAGGCAAGTAGCAAAGGTGTAGAGCGTATACAGAGTGGTCACCATTAACtaagacggggggggggggcaattgtcctgGTACCATATATGCAAACATATAGTACAACCACACTAACCACGTGTTTCATGAATGAAGTGGAATTTTAGTAAAAACATGCCTTTTGATTTAGAAATTAACTCTCCAAGCAAACAAAGGGCAAAACAAAACCATTATTTCGAcgtttaatttattattttttgtagtatttataatttcgcatgcaacaaattacataTCAACAATATGAACAGCTTTTCTCATGACAAGTTTCTAGTAACTGTCACGATGTTAGTATTATCCATACTATCTAGCAAGTTGTACCTGCAAATCaatagaaagaaaacaaacatagcAAATGATTCAATATTGACTAGTCAACGGAATCGGGAATGGGAAAACCAACAAATGAACTCAGcttaaaacagaaaatatatcaaaatgtttatatatcAGTATAAGATATTGCCAACTCATCTAACTCATCTATCAATACCAGTATAATCGTCATGTTTAGCTGAGAACTGTACATACTATTAaaggacaaataaaaaaatagtgtttccaataacccgacGACCCTAAACATAGAACATACATAATGATTTGAACTTCGCCTGCACATCTCTGTCTGCAAATTTCAGAAGTACCCcgtaccccccccctcccatagCTACATACTGAAAATAGTATTTTAATGATATAAAATCTAATATCTAAAATGAAACGCTTCATAGCTACATACTAAATGATATAATAACTGGATTATAATCaaatctaaaacaaaacaatgacgtcatttactTACATCTGTAAGAGACTTCTAGATATTTGTACGTTCCAAAGCAAGGATCACTACCTCCAAAGGTAGGGTTGCTGGCTACAACGTTACAATTTGTCTGACCATCACAGGCAGCAGTCACCACAGCTAGACTAGTCCCAGCATGGCAGTCTTGATCGGTCACTGCATTGTGGGAACAAACTTCCTTGCCGGCAGTACGCCCATAATTTGCGTAGCCGATCTCGATGACACCAGTGGTGCACGAAATGGATAACGTTTGCGAATGACACGCAATTTCGGTAACTGGTAATAGATAACGAACAGAAATGACCACAGTTAGATATGATCTATATAGAGGCATAGTCGACTACACACTTCAGTAACTGGTATACACAGAAAATTGAACCACAAGTAGACTAGTTAATATAAGGGTGCACAGTTTGTAACTTTCCAGGTCTTGATAGTTACTAATAATTTCGTTGGCGTGTAGAATCATGTCAAGTAAATCACAGTCTCAGATTTCATATCATATTAAGGCATTATGACATTGCTTATTTCACTACCAAATATTCAAACTTTGTCTTGGTTAGTCAACCCCTTTGTACTCCTGCCACGTAAGTACTGATTTTATCCAAGATCGACGTTTTAGTTTGTATCCAGAAAGAGAACTAACTTTTAGCCGATATTGAGGTTTAAGTTAGAGACAATGATACTTtaaaattgtaatagtatatGATTATACACTATTAGTAAAGGAACTATTTTAATATGAGTGCTTGAACTAAAACAAACGTATTTATTGAACGACTCACATGGGGTGAACAGGTGCATTTTTTTGTTACTACAGTAAATTAAGGCAATTAAATATCACAATTGTTAATGTTGAAGACAAAATGGAAGAACATGGAAGCACAGTtgcaaagaaagtaacaatgcACTTACCGAAATTTCCACATGGATCAGCCGGAGTACCTAAAATAAAAAGGAAATAAGACATGTATTGGTTTTCCTCGCTATCAAATAATGTTAGGTTCTTCAAAGTATTTAAGCGAATAAGGGAACAACTGAAAATAGGCACAGTTCCAGACAGAGTGCAAATAGACAGCTAtacagtctctctctctctctctctctctctctctctctctctctctctctctctctctctctctctctctctctctctctctctctctctctctctctctctctctctctctctctctctctctctctctctctctctctctctctctctctctctctctcacagtACAGGTAAAATGTCTATGTTGAAGTTCAATAGACTATGTTAAAGTGGTACAAGTAACGCAATACATAGTAAAACATAGATGATCATGAGCTGTTACATTGTGTTTCACGATCATCAAACTACTAGCACTTATGATCAGACATTCGTTTGATGATTGTTGTTAAGGGTGAAAGACAGTGTTACGGTTTATCTATATCTTACTaaatcatttttattcaaatatacatattctaaattaaatgttaaatgtgATTCCAACTACTAAAATGGCCAAGCACGTACAGCGTTGGAATCACACAACGATGTAATTTTTTTAGTTACcaataacaaatattcaaaaaccGCTTGTCTTGGTTAACACATTTCTTTGCAGATAGTAATTACCTCTATCATACCTCGACGACTTTTGTATAATTTGAAGTATGTGTCATGTCAGTCTATTTTGTACACTGACAAAAACAGGGTCTCAGTTACAATTACAGATTATGTCGCCTATTAACAGTTTTCAATACCATGGTAACGGTGTAATCTAAACAATAATTTACTTACATCTAGAAGAGACTTCCAGATATTTGTACGTTCCATAACAAGGGTCAACTCCTCCAAACGTTTCTTTATTAACGGCAACGGTACAGTCCGTCCGTCCATTACAAGCCCTGCTCACCACAGATAGACTGCTGTCAGCTCCACAGTTTTGATCGGAGACTGCATTGTGGGGACAAACCTCCGGACCGGCCGTACGTCCATAATTTGCCGCTTCAATTTCGAGCACATGGTCATTGCTGCACGAAAGTGTCAGTGGTTGTCCATGACACGAAGTGTCGGTAACTAaacaatgaaaattaatgaatatGCAAAACATGATCATTTTGCCCTGTACTTTAATCCTGTTTTCCTTGTTtccccctgttcaaatattgtttaaacTGTCTGCCTCGCTGTCTCTCTATCTGCATGTTTGATTTTTAGGTTAGCAAGATATCGATCAAATACAAGAGCTGAAATATTGTGAAAAGTTTGCATATGACACAAATGGTCAATTCATATAAAATGGAAGTACACGGAAAAACATTGCTAAGAACTAGCGATGTACCTACCAAAATTTCCAAGTGGATCAGCCGGAGTACCTAAATTGAAACAGAAATAACACATTATTAGTTTTCCCCGCTACCAAAATAATGTTGGTTATTCAAAGTATTATAGTGTATTGGTTACAACTGAAAATAGGCACAGCCCCTGAGTGCATTTAGACAGGATATAGTCTCTCTCTCTTATCTATCTTACTAAGTCAAATAAACATATTGTGTTGAATGTGATTCCAACTACTAAAATGTCCAAGTACGTATAGCTTTGGAATCACATCACAACGTAATATTTTAGTTaccaatattacaaaatattcaaaagtcaCTTCAATCTTGGTTAACACATTTCTTTGCAGATAGTAATTACCTCTATCATACCTCGACGACTTTTGTTTAAGTTGAAGTATGTGTCATGTCAGTCTATTTTGTACACTGACAAAAACAGGGTCTCAGTTACAATTACAGATTATGTCGCCTATTAACAGTTTTCAATACCATGGTAACGGTGTAATCTAAACAATAATTTACTTACATCTAGAAGAGACTTCCAGATATTTGTACGTTCCATAACAAGGGTCAACTCCTCCAAACGTTTCTTTATTAACGGCAACGGTACAGTCCGTCCGTCCATTACAAGCCCTGCTCACCACAGATAGACTGCTGTCAGCTCCACAGTTTTGATCGGAGACTGCATTGTGGGGACAAACCTCCGGACCGGCCGTACGTCCATAATTTGCCGCTTCAATTTCGAGCACATGGTCATTGCTGCACGAAAGTGTCAGTGGTTGTCCATGACACGAAGTGTCGGTAACTAaacaatgaaaattaatgaatatGCAAAACATGATCATTTTGCCCTGTACTTTAATCCTGTTTTCCTTGTTtccccctgttcaaatattgtttaaacTGTCTGCCTCGCTGTCTCTCTATCTGCATGTTTGATTTTTAGGTTAGCAAGATATCGATCAAATACAAGAGCTGAAATATTGTGAAAAGTTTGCATATGACACAAATGGTCAATTCATATAAAATGGAAGTACACGGAAAAACATTGCTAAGAACTAGCGATGTACCTACCAAAATTTCCAAGTGGATCAGCCGGAGTACCTAAATTGAAACAGAAATAACACATTATTAGTTTTCCCCGCTACCAAAATAATGTTGGTTATTCAAAGTATTATAGTGTATTGGTTACAACTGAAAATAGGCACAGCCCCTGAGTGCATTTAGACAGGATATAGTCTCTCTCTCTTATCTATCTTACTAAGTCAAATAAACATATTGTGTTGAATGTGATTCCAACTACTAAAATGTCCAAGTACGTATAGCTTTGGAATCACATCACAACGTAATATTTTAGTTaccaatattacaaaatattcaaaagtcaCTTCAATCTTGGTTAACACATTTCTTTGCAGATAGTAATTACCTCTATCATACCTCGACGACTTTTGTTTAAGTTGAAGTATGTGTCATGTCAGTCTATTTTGTACACTGACAAAAACAGGGTCTCAgttacaattacatatattgtCGCCTATTAACAGTTTTCAATACCATGGTAATGGTGTAATCTAAACAATAAATTACCTACATTTATAAGAGACTTCCAGATATTTGTACGTTCCATAACAAGGGTCAACTCCTCCAAACGTTTCTTTATTAACGGCAACGGTACAGTCCGTCCGTCCATTACAAGCCCTGCTCACCACAGATAGACTGCTGTCAGCTCCACAGTTTTGATCGGAGACTGCATTGTGGGGACAAACCTCCGGACCGGCCGTACGTCCATAATTTGCCGCTTCAATTTCGAGCACATAGTCATTGCTGCACGAAAGTGTCAGTGGTTGTCCATGACACGAAGTGTCGGTAACTAaacaatgaaaattaatgaaaaaaaataagcaAACACGAACACACTGCCTTGTACTTAGATCAGAATAAATTAGACGAACAAGAGCAACCACTactaatatttaatattttatttttatctgcGACTTTCTATTGCTTAACTGCCATGTTTTGACCAtcacatgggggggggggggggtctgttgTGCAAAATATAACTTTCGTCCAATTCGATTCTGTTTTCCGTGTtccccctgttcaaatatttacaaacaaaacactgtctgtctgtctgtctgtctgtctgtctgtctgtctggttgattttttttgttaaaaaatgaaatattgtgaaAAGTTTGCATCGGACACAATGGTCAATTCATTTGATGTTGGTCGATATGCTATTCCAAATTTACTAAAGGAATGTCATTTATTACATAATCCAATGAATTGAAATAGTTAAGTCATTTTTTGTCAGGAGAACTGCTCAACGTTGATGAAGTCATGTAATTTACGGAATGTCATCTAGTTTCAAATTTAGTTAATTAGCATCCTTTGGGGAAATTCTCGAACAAATATTGCAGGAAGACGTGATcagtattaaaatatacttacaTGTTAAACTGTCGACCGGTACACCTATAAGAGATTAAAACCACAACTTTAGACGGTTTgagattttgtgatgaaatattAAACAAACCAGGCACTCTATAATGAGAGGTTATCTAACTTGGAAAATAGTTCAATTTTTGGCGAAATATTGTCAATTCATTTGTCAGTTAGACCAGCAAAGTATGTGTCAATTTGTCAGTTAGACTATGCAAGCGTTGAGTCTGTTTGTTAGTTAGGCTATGCAAGCGTTGATTCTATTTGTCAGTTAGGCTATGCAAGCGTTGATTCAATTTGTCGGTTAGACCATGCAAGCGTTGAGTCAGTTTATCAGTTAGGCCATGCATGCAAGCCTTGGGTTAGAAATGAAAAACTAACATTTCACAAGCAGGACAGTATTGCTTTGTGCTATTGTTCTAACATAGTGGGATGAggggatgggggaggggggagggagctAACATAATGAAAACAAACGACCTGTCTGTCAGAATGGCCTTACTTTGATGTAATATAAGTAAACATGATATGCTTGAGGTGGAGAACACAACATACAAACTGTAAGTACTAATTCAATTGTAGACTATTTGTATTAATAAAAGCTATCATTAAACaggaaagcaaaacaaaatatacataattttatttttttacaaatactgCCAAAAGATTCCGTTAGATGTAGGTCGGCTACCGGATTCATAGAAGAAGCCAAAACTATCGCTTTTTACCAAAAAATACAACTAAATCATCAAAATAAGAAACCAATGGCTATCACCATCGCATGAgccaatatagaaatattaaatatacatatcaattgTCAAAGCAAAAGAATAGGGGAGATATTATAAGACTAAACTGATggaaaatatgtataaaatataacaGATTGACAAATCGTACTTACATTCATACTCAACTGTCAAATATTTGAACGTTCCAACACATGGATCGCCAAATACCGAATTCTCGGCATCTATGCTACAAGAAGACATTCCATGACATAAGTCTTCAACAACACTGAGACTGCTCGTTGCATCACAAGTAGTAGTCTGGATTGGACCATTAGCACATGTTGCATAATCACTTCTCCCAAAACTTGCAGAAATGATCGATAAGACATCAGTACCCGTACAGGACAAGGAAAGTGTGTCGTGTTCACATACTACGTCACCAGGACCTAAAAtgatacatgttttttttaaaggtttGTCGTacgattattattatcaatggAAGTTAAAACTAATAATTCCTTATCCTATTTATTCCATTATTTATCGATTACACAAACACTTATCTACCaagacttgtttgtttgtttgtttgtttgtttgtttgtttgtttgtatgtatgtatgtatgtatgtatgtatgtatgtatgtatgtatgtatgtatg comes from Glandiceps talaboti chromosome 11, keGlaTala1.1, whole genome shotgun sequence and encodes:
- the LOC144442640 gene encoding rhamnose-binding lectin-like, translated to MILSTIQNNDKRRTHLEPYELHRLGSLITMLIIKRRDTDKPTCSVNAENSVFGDPCVGTFKYLTVCYECPGDVVCEHDTLSLSCTGTDVLSIISASFGRSDYATCANGPIQTTTCDATSSLSVVEDLCHGMSSCSIDAENSVFGDPCVGTFKYLTVEYECTPADPLGNFVTDTSCHGQPLTLSCSNDHVLEIEAANYGRTAGPEVCPHNAVSDQNCGADSSLSVVSRACNGRTDCTVAVNKETFGGVDPCYGTYKYLEVSSRCTPADPLGNFVTDTSCHGQPLTLSCSNDHVLEIEAANYGRTAGPEVCPHNAVSDQNCGADSSLSVVSRACNGRTDCTVAVNKETFGGVDPCYGTYKYLEVSSRCTPADPCGNFVTEIACHSQTLSISCTTGVIEIGYANYGRTAGKEVCSHNAVTDQDCHAGTSLAVVTAACDGQTNCNVVASNPTFGGSDPCFGTYKYLEVSYRCTTC